One window of the Cryptomeria japonica chromosome 7, Sugi_1.0, whole genome shotgun sequence genome contains the following:
- the LOC131059940 gene encoding calmodulin-like protein 3, whose amino-acid sequence MSSMLDVNDGCWYYGSLGSPNKSIDQYGPNEHTDIDHGIAEDEKSKSKQPIARNKKILKEESSNGSSPCFESKDFDSAKISEEDAEKEAECLASMFRALDEDGDGRVSSDEIVRFLERLSLEMPKEEVELAVRSVSACGDDFLTAIEFDEFYRILFAEKEGEAENLKVEEKAICEAFNVFDQNGDGFISAMVLADVLSRLGFVEGKDLSCCESMIESVDYNGDGFVDIHEFRHLITRTTSGANPCLQCVAAV is encoded by the coding sequence ATGTCTTCAATGTTGGATGTTAATGATGGGTGTTGGTATTATGGTTCTCTCGGCAGTCCAAACAAGAGCATTGATCAGTATGGTCCTAATGAGCATACTGATATTGATCATGGCATTGCTGAAGATGAAAAGTCCAAGTCCAAGCAACCCATAGCAAGGaataagaaaatattgaaagaagAAAGTAGTAATGGTAGTAGTCCATGTTTTGAGTCAAAAGATTTTGATTCAGCTAAAATCTCTGAGGAAGATGCAGAAAAGGAGGCTGAGTGTCTTGCAAGTATGTTTAGAGcattggatgaagatggtgatGGAAGAGTTAGTTCAGATGAGATAGTGAGGTTTTTAGAGAGATTAAGTCTGGAAATGCCCAAGGAGGAGGTGGAATTGGCTGTGAGATCAGTGTCTGCATGTGGTGATGATTTTCTGACTGCAATTGAGTTTGATGAGTTTTATAGAATCCTATTTGCAGAAAAGGAAGGGGAAGCTGAAAATCTTAAGGTTGAAGAGAAGGCAATCTGTGAGGCATTTAATGTGTTTGATCAAAATGGAGATGGGTTTATCAGTGCAATGGTGTTGGCTGATGTTCTCTCCAGGTTGGGTTTTGTGGAGGGGAAAGATTTGAGTTGTTGCGAGAGCATGATCGAGAGTGTAGATTATAATGGAGATGGGTTTGTGGATATT